From Corynebacterium aquatimens:
TTCCTTCGTGGAAATAAATTTCCACGAAGGAAGAAGGAAAAAAGGCCCGCACGAAAATTTCCACGAAGGAAAAGGAAGAGGCCGGAAAAGCGGCTAGGCCCACGACGTCGGGCTCGCGCCCAGCTGGCGCCACGGCCGCCGGGCAAACACTCCAGAATCAGCGGCCCACAGCGCGCACAACGCCGCGCACGTGACAGCCAACGTGCTAACTTCGCCCCACGGCATCTGGTGGGTCCCAGACACCGCGGCGAGCACCGTGAAGCCCAAGGTGAACCCCAGCATCGCCCCCACGATGATGAGCACGCCAATCAGCTGCTGAGGTTTCCACGCCGCAAACAGCAGCGCAACAGCAATGCCAATACGCACGGCGGCGGCGCCGATGAGAAGCGTGCCCACCATCGGATCGGCCCCCGCGGCCGCGACATCACCGGCCGCGGTCTCCACGCTAAACCGGCTCGCTTCCACAACAAGACGGCCAGCCCACACCACGTACAGCGCGGACAGGCACGCCAGAACAACACGGGCAATCGCCACGCCCACCTGCCGCCGGGCGGCCACGCGCTGAAATTCCCCTTCGACACCGGCGAGGATCGAATCCGCCAAATCAACGGGCGGGGAAAAATCGTTGGCGTTGGCCGCGCCGAAGTTGTCGCTCAGCGCCACGGCCCGCTCCCAATATGCCCGGCACTTATCGCAGTGGGCAACGTGGGCTTCGACTACGGCTGCATCAACGGTGCTCTCCTCGCCGTCGATACGCGCGGACAGCGCCGCCTGCACCTCATCGTGGCTAATCACTGACCAACGCCCCGTCGACGCTCGCGCGGCCGGACCCGAAAACCACGATCATGATCAGCGCCATCGCCAACACCAGCACGTACTCCGCGCCGCCATTGGCCACGAAGAACCCATTGGGCAAATGCACAAAGTACCCCGCCAACAGAACCAAAAGCGCGAGCAGCCCAGCCACCACGGTGGTCAGCAACCCAATCAGAAGCAACACCCCGCCAAGGATTTCAGTCACGCCCACCAGGTACACGGACAGCTTCGGCTGCGGAATCCCCAACACGGCAAACTCGCGCGTGGACGCCGTCACACCGCGCGTGAACAACCGCTGCACCCCATGGGAAATGAAGACAGCCGCCAACACCGCGCGCAGCAAAAGAAGGGCGGTGTCTCGAACAGCGGGGCGATCCATGGCACTAACCCTACAACCCACACCCCCGGCGACACGCATAGGAAAAAGTTTCGCCGCTTAAGGGAACCTGGAAGCGGTTTTATGCGTCTAATGAATATGAACGATTTCCTAAACACCAACACCGCACCCACCACCACAACCGGCACGACGACGGACTTCGCCGCCCGCCCTGGGCCGCCACCGACGAGCTTTTGCGATCCTATTACGACACCGAATGGGGCATGCCCATCCGCGATGAGCAGGGCATGTTCGAACGTCTCTGTCTCGAAGGCTTCCAAGTCGGCCTGTCCTGGAAGCTGATCTTGCGCAAGCGCGACGCGTTACGCACCACCTTCCACAGTTTCGCCCCCGACCGCGTGGCCGCGATGACAGAGGCAGACATCGAGCGCATGCTTAACGACGAGACCCTCATCCGCAACCGCGCCAAACTCCGCTCCGTCATCACTAACGCGCAGGCGACCCTGGCATTGCGCGAAGAAGGAATGCACCTGGGTGAACTCATCTGGTCTTATAAACCCGACACCACGCCGGAGCCGGTGACAATGGAAGAGGTGCCGTCGACAAGCGAAGAAAGCGTAGCTTTGGCGAAAGACCTCAAGGCGCGCGGCTTCACGTTCGTGGGGCCGGTGACGATGTACGCGCTCATGGAATCAACTGGCATCATTGATACGCATCTGATCGATTCGTGGCGCCGCGGTTCCTCCGGCGTCTGGTGACCACGCGCGGGCAATTGACCTACCATGGGCGCCATGCATGTAGGTTCCGCAATTGCCCAAACACTGCAAGAACACGGGGTCAGCCACGCTTTCGTCGTCCCTGGGGAGAGCTACCTAGCGCTTCTCGACGGCCTGTATGACAGCGCCATCACCCCCATCATCTGCCGCCATGAGGGCGGGGCTGCGTACATGGCCGACGCGTACGGCAAAGCGACCGGCACCCCGGGAGTCGTCATGACCACCCGCGGGCCAGGAGCCGCGAACGCCAAGATCGGCGTCTACGCCGCGTGGCAAGACGCGGTGCCACTGGTGATGTTCGTGGGGCTGATCCCGCAGGCGGATCGCTACCGGGAGTCTTTCCAGGAATTTGATCCGAACATGTGGTTCGACGACATCACGAAGGGCGTGTTCGTGGTCGACGACCCGCAGCGTGCCAGCGGCATCGTGTCGAATGCGTTCTTCTTGGCGCAATCGGGTCGACCGGGGCCCGTGGTCGTGGGGCTGCCGGAAGATGTTCTCACCGAGGAGTTCACCGGGCAGATTGCCCCGCCCATCACGGTGTCCGGCGGTGCTGTCAGCGACGAGGATCTGGACGTGATTGCGGAACAGCTCGCCCGTGCGCAGCGCCCCCTAATCTTGGAGGGCGGCCAAGGCTGGACGCCGGACGCCTGCGCGGCGCTGCAGCACTTCGCCGAAACGCACCAGATTCCCGTGGTCAACGACACCCGATCGAGCGACCGCATCAGCTTCGACTCCCCCGCCTACGCCGGGTGGCTGGGCACCGCGCGTAGCGACGACACGGCGGAGCTGCTCAACAACGCCGACCTCCTAATTACCATCGGCGGTGTCCTCTGGGACAAACCCACCGACAACTTCAGCCTGCGGCAGGACTACGATGC
This genomic window contains:
- a CDS encoding DoxX family protein, with product MDRPAVRDTALLLLRAVLAAVFISHGVQRLFTRGVTASTREFAVLGIPQPKLSVYLVGVTEILGGVLLLIGLLTTVVAGLLALLVLLAGYFVHLPNGFFVANGGAEYVLVLAMALIMIVVFGSGRASVDGALVSD
- a CDS encoding DNA-3-methyladenine glycosylase I; this encodes MPIRDEQGMFERLCLEGFQVGLSWKLILRKRDALRTTFHSFAPDRVAAMTEADIERMLNDETLIRNRAKLRSVITNAQATLALREEGMHLGELIWSYKPDTTPEPVTMEEVPSTSEESVALAKDLKARGFTFVGPVTMYALMESTGIIDTHLIDSWRRGSSGVW
- a CDS encoding zf-HC2 domain-containing protein, giving the protein MISHDEVQAALSARIDGEESTVDAAVVEAHVAHCDKCRAYWERAVALSDNFGAANANDFSPPVDLADSILAGVEGEFQRVAARRQVGVAIARVVLACLSALYVVWAGRLVVEASRFSVETAAGDVAAAGADPMVGTLLIGAAAVRIGIAVALLFAAWKPQQLIGVLIIVGAMLGFTLGFTVLAAVSGTHQMPWGEVSTLAVTCAALCALWAADSGVFARRPWRQLGASPTSWA
- a CDS encoding thiamine pyrophosphate-dependent enzyme, yielding MHVGSAIAQTLQEHGVSHAFVVPGESYLALLDGLYDSAITPIICRHEGGAAYMADAYGKATGTPGVVMTTRGPGAANAKIGVYAAWQDAVPLVMFVGLIPQADRYRESFQEFDPNMWFDDITKGVFVVDDPQRASGIVSNAFFLAQSGRPGPVVVGLPEDVLTEEFTGQIAPPITVSGGAVSDEDLDVIAEQLARAQRPLILEGGQGWTPDACAALQHFAETHQIPVVNDTRSSDRISFDSPAYAGWLGTARSDDTAELLNNADLLITIGGVLWDKPTDNFSLRQDYDATNIVITPDTTLRGHSGAVTRHIIASPEVFAQSLERLEQRLTAPDAGAAASAGDSSSTWFTTARAIQEDFSRIPAPGDRFDEPDGTADFYDVMAELTARLPDDAIATFGAGNHCFWPQRFFPTRQYPSMIANRLGSMGYSLPAGIAAKLAFPDRFTVVFTGDGEFMMNGNELITAVRYDTPLLIVLLDNAQYGTIRAHQEKHYPDRVVGTQLENPDFCVMAEACGAWGRRVDNSDEIPAVLDEAIAQVEGGRVALVHVVVAQDQAAPRGSKQA